GGGGCCGCGCGCGCGTCCGCCTCGGAGAGTCCGATGCTCGCGACCTGCGGCTGGCTGTAGATGCAGGCCGGAACCTTGCGCAGATCGATGCCGTGCGTGCGGATTCCGGCGATGATCTCGACCGCGGCGACGCCCTCATGTGACGCCTTGTGGGCGAGCAGCGGCGGACCGCTGCAATCCCCGACCGCGTACACGCCCGCCGCTTTGGTCCGGTAGCTCGCATCGACCTTCACGAAGCCGCGTTCGATCTCGACGCCCCGCGTCTCCAGGCCCAGATCCTTTCCCAGCGCGCGGCGGCCGACGGCGACCAGCGCCTGGTCCGCGCGCAGCGTCTCGTCGCCCTTCCCGCCGGTGACCGTGACCGCGACGCCCTTCGCGTCGCTCTCCAGACCCTTGTAGGCGGTTCCGGTCAGGATCTTGATCCCGGCGCGCGAGAGCGAGCTCGCGAGCGCCTTCGCGGTCTCCGCGTCGAAGCCGGGCAGGAGCTGATCCTTCATCTCCACCACGGTCACCTTCGTGCCGTAGGCGTTGTACGCGTAGGCGAATTCGAGACCCACCGCGCCGCCGCCGATCACCACGAGCGACTCCGGGCGCTCGCGCGCCTCGAGCGCCTCGCGGCTGGTGAGCACGCGCTTGCCGTCGATCGCGAGACCCGGAAACACGAACTCCGTCGAGCCGGTGGCGAGAATCACGTGGCTCGCCTCGAGCGCCTGCTCGGCTCCGTCCGCGGTGACGACCACCTGGCTGCCGCTCGCGAGCCGACCGCGGCCCGCGACCACCTCGATCTTGTTCTTCTTCATCAGGCTGCGCACGCCGCGCGCGAGGCGCTCCGCCACCTTGCGACTCGCGTCGATCACCGCGCCGTAGTCGGCGGTGAGCTTCTCGACCGAGAGCCCCGGGACGCCGTGCTTCACCGCCTCGAAGATCTCGGCGGAGGACAGGATCGCCTTGGTCGGAATGCAGCCCCAGTTCAGGCAGACGCCGCCCAGGTTCGGCTGCTCCTCGACGATCGCGACCTGCATGCCCAGCTGCGCCGCGCGAATCGCGGCGACGTACCCGCCGGGCCCGGAACCGATCACGACCAGGTCGAACGCCTTCATCCTCGCCCCGTCTCGAAGCGCGCCCGTCTCGGCGCGCCCCTGTTCTGGTTCGCCTCGGCGGCCGCGGTCTCTTCCCTACTCTTCGTGCGGAGTTGCCGCTCCCTTGAGCGGCAGATGGGGGCGAGAACGGGCCTCAGGCGACCGGTTTTTCGATGATCGGCAGGAGCAGGTCCTTCGTCTCCTTGTGATGGGGCACGTTCCATCCGGGGGTGCGCTGAACCACGCCCTGCAGCCTGATCAGGCCGTCGAGCACGGCCTCCGGGCGCGGCGGGCAGCCCGGTATGTAGATGTCGACCGGGACGATCGTGTCGATGCCCTGGACCGTCGAGTAGTTGTTGTACGGTCCACCCGAGCAGGTGCAGGCTCCCCAGGCCACGACCCACTTCGGCTCGGCCATCTGGTCGTAGACCTTCTTCAGTATGGGCGCCTGTCGGTGGCTGATCGTGCCGACCACCATCAGGAGGTCCGCCTGGCGCGGAGAGAAGCGCGGCAGCGCGGCGCCGAAGCGATCCAAGTCGTAGCGCGGTCCGGCCGCCGACATGAACTCCATGCCACAGCACGCGGTCACGAACGGATACAGGAAGAACGAATACTTCCGACCCCAGTTCACGACCGCGTCCATCTTGGTCGTGAGGAAGGAGTCCTGGCCCTGCCTCAGGATCTCGCGCTTCTCGGTCATCGCGTCCCAATATACCGCCTCCGCTATGCTGTGCCCGTGCGCCGCTTCGCAGCCTGGCTCGTGCACCTCTACACGGCGTCTTCGGCCGTGCTCGGCGTGTATGGCGTCGTCGCCTGCTTCCAGGGTCAGTTCCGTCTGGCCATGTATCTGATGATGCTGACGATGGTGATCGACTCCACCGACGGGGCGCTCGCGCGCGCCGTCGACGTGCGCAAGCAGATCCCCTGGTTCGACGGCCGCCGGCTGGACGACATCTGCGACTACTTCACCTACGTGCTGCTGCCGGTGTGCTTCCTGATCGCCGCACAGATGCTCCCGAACCCCGCCTGGGTCGCGCTTCCCGTGCTCGCCTCCGCGTACGGATTCAGCCAGGACAAAGCGAAGACCGACGACTTCTTCTTCCTGGGCTGGCCCTCGTACTGGAACGTCGCGGTCATGTACCTGTACTTGATGCAGTCCGCGCCCTACACCGTGCTCGCTTGGGTGATCGGGCTCTCGGCCGCGATCTTCGTGCCGCTGAAGTACATCTATCCCAGCCGCACGCGAATGC
This portion of the Deltaproteobacteria bacterium genome encodes:
- a CDS encoding NADH-quinone oxidoreductase subunit B, whose product is MTEKREILRQGQDSFLTTKMDAVVNWGRKYSFFLYPFVTACCGMEFMSAAGPRYDLDRFGAALPRFSPRQADLLMVVGTISHRQAPILKKVYDQMAEPKWVVAWGACTCSGGPYNNYSTVQGIDTIVPVDIYIPGCPPRPEAVLDGLIRLQGVVQRTPGWNVPHHKETKDLLLPIIEKPVA
- a CDS encoding CDP-diacylglycerol O-phosphatidyltransferase, with product MRRFAAWLVHLYTASSAVLGVYGVVACFQGQFRLAMYLMMLTMVIDSTDGALARAVDVRKQIPWFDGRRLDDICDYFTYVLLPVCFLIAAQMLPNPAWVALPVLASAYGFSQDKAKTDDFFFLGWPSYWNVAVMYLYLMQSAPYTVLAWVIGLSAAIFVPLKYIYPSRTRMLRPLSLAVLAAWVLTFSCLAVRPDPSPRWIWITLALGPGYYVGLSALLNVPRIRAALGSAEAAGAQPR
- a CDS encoding FAD-dependent oxidoreductase, which translates into the protein MKAFDLVVIGSGPGGYVAAIRAAQLGMQVAIVEEQPNLGGVCLNWGCIPTKAILSSAEIFEAVKHGVPGLSVEKLTADYGAVIDASRKVAERLARGVRSLMKKNKIEVVAGRGRLASGSQVVVTADGAEQALEASHVILATGSTEFVFPGLAIDGKRVLTSREALEARERPESLVVIGGGAVGLEFAYAYNAYGTKVTVVEMKDQLLPGFDAETAKALASSLSRAGIKILTGTAYKGLESDAKGVAVTVTGGKGDETLRADQALVAVGRRALGKDLGLETRGVEIERGFVKVDASYRTKAAGVYAVGDCSGPPLLAHKASHEGVAAVEIIAGIRTHGIDLRKVPACIYSQPQVASIGLSEADARAAP